In Brienomyrus brachyistius isolate T26 chromosome 19, BBRACH_0.4, whole genome shotgun sequence, one DNA window encodes the following:
- the LOC125715148 gene encoding NHS-like protein 1 isoform X3 encodes MVFIGNAFKSVIKYFKKKKAVSNLDEESKWAVHYAAPWHQQENVFLPTNRPACVEDLHRQAKVNLKNVLRDCDKLRKDGFRSSQYYSQGPMFSGSNMSDDSAQEDEDMDKKSEVSSEDEEEPTLPVRPRTPQPADSNDAAGSGWSKTMPLPTPEERMRQQAQAVQTDIVPINITAVTGHGDLRPHSMYIPGQYSTLGRVGSMNSGQRHSNTRDSSCQTEEVKVVPPSMRRIRAQRGQGIAAQMAASSGTLPIASDSSSTIFAPQHNGGSQRFHSLPRQGARISLNFEPGYSRAPYRPEDCSAGALPKRIGALQADGTTVQLRNSPKAIVRPKSEEVRSTLSEQAIVGPACTVSPHAAYSTSLIPNATLSCSSEVITIHTANSCSGLGSPQMQSVSSYPNDRPLSTAVVNGGSCQAQSAASSRRDSAVSLSTSTEVDSQCSTLNGTKGRKSQDTSSESSYSGGSLQSQSTVAADQWVNDTPENILPKRPLTSSCSTPTNHIYSSPERSSNKTDASSLHSMDNDGYYTSMHTDSGIRTRSHNNMRGKMRHSMYECRMYDVQDDPSGFYSDRSLSRSISLRKSRKPPLPPARTDSLRRKPGKKTSANGSVLNETLIATLQQTLQMGMKGKASPSSSQSPCSDYEDPWVPRPRSQSSVSAGSSGLSASMANVYYICPVTPSQSDTSSLRSDYTETWGYYPDYPRQHGEQPHSPTSSSGAPPEFSNGSCLPSMSQASRPESQDRAAVVKPKTSSPDRVHRLTSPSSGYSSQSNTPTAGTPIPSGMRSMSPAGAKSKPKVPERKSSLLSSTSVSSSSTSLSSNTSDSAKKPPPPPPPPLPGLHTSPSVSPTFTLHDSREPLFSPPPPPPLPPSTPAYVGGKMIPPLHRTPETPEMSSYSSSSDFPPPPPELLFDSGLPVSSDFSPPLPPPPPPLPHTVPKTPLRPPLHAMITPAAPPFGIKGQKESLRLVNADFKENIAKESKLPPMPLITAQALQMVQLRSVKKLEHEGGVPTKAQDIGRALESNKPKTPEKPQKVEPPNVLSLAVCSSRAVNETEMQLSSTKRFGQEAGDLEDTQSESLVGHHSDSVSPEESPHQLSPTVPAVASLNFTPKKKPPVVSKKPKLILKVSQSPPQPVSEERQPEVVDGEMVVGLSPQTGLSVSGMAEGPGATQQQHMEDHSGSSTTPMTQGSEASSESLQEAKTCTAVSQELPFMGEKSISDGHRDREQDPSNTMDSISSKEEDNGDIFEDSVVSCSTPVADADVCEDMVTPTRPRTTEDLFAAIHRSKRKVLGRRESEEERSRGHSPSPPVTPTSSSPSLASLPRQASSVQRSLRKSATSSDNFKALLLKKGSRSETGFRISATEMLKNTDPRFQRTRSESSLEFSAPDSPGGSPSHGKQVMEEWARSEGFSPRFPGIGSSSLGGSRYGRSRTPPSAASSRYNARSRIPSSPMTVICEGDGELMEAGDDCEEVGSPLQDPNGTSHNNDGS; translated from the exons TCCGAGGTCTCGTCAGAGGACGAGGAGGAGCCGACGTTGCCGGTGAGGCCCCGGACACCCCAGCCGGCAGACAGTAATGATGCAGCTGGTAGCGGCTGGAGCAAGACCATGCCCCTGCCCACCCCAGAGGAAAGAATGAGGCAGCAGGCTCAGGCGGTGCAGACCGACATCGTCCCCATTAACATCACCG CAGTGACAGGGCACGGCGACCTCCGCCCTCACTCCATGTACATACCTGGTCAGTACTCTACGCTGGGCCGAGTCGGCAGCATGAACTCAGGGCAACGCCACTCTAACACCCGCGACTCCAGCTGCCAGACAGAGGAAGTGAAAGTTGTCCCCCCTTCCATGCGGAGGATCCGGGCACAGAGGGGCCAAGGCATCGCGGCTCAGATGGCCGCCTCCTCAGGGACCCTCCCTATAGCGAGCGACAGCTCCAGCACCATCTTCGCCCCACAGCATAACGGAGGCAGTCAGCGTTTCCATAGCTTGCCCCGCCAGGGAGCCCGTATCTCCTTGAACTTCGAGCCCGGCTACAGCAGGGCCCCCTACAGGCCAGAGGACTGCTCAGCGGGAGCGCTACCTAAACGGATTGGCGCATTACAGGCCGACGGTACCACGGTGCAGTTGCGGAATTCCCCCAAGGCGATAGTGCGACCCAAGTCCGAGGAAGTGAGGAGCACATTGAGTGAGCAGGCCATAGTGGGTCCGGCCTGCACGGTCTCTCCTCATGCTGCCTACTCCACCTCGCTCATCCCCAATGCTACATTGTCATGCTCATCTGAGGTCATCACTATCCACACGGCAAACAGCTGTAGCGGGCTGGGCAGCCCGCAGATGCAGTCTGTCTCCTCCTACCCAAACGACCGGCCCCTCAGTACCGCCGTGGTGAACGGCGGGTCATGCCAAGCTCAGTCGGCCGCCTCCTCCCGCCGTGACTCAGCCGTGTCCCTCAGCACCAGCACTGAGGTCGATTCCCAGTGCAGTACCCTGAACGGGACAAAAGGAAGGAAGAGCCAGGATACCTCAAGCGAGTCTAGCTACTCAGGCGGAAGCTTACAGAGTCAAAGCACAGTCGCCGCCGACCAGTGGGTCAACGACACCCCAGAGAACATTCTACCGAAGAGGCCCCTCACCTCCAGCTGCTCTACCCCGACAaatcatatttacagcagccccGAGAGATCCTCAAACAAGACGGATGCCAGTTCTCTGCACTCCATGGACAATGACGGATACTACACTTCCATGCACACGGATTCCGGCATCAGGACCCGGAGCCATAATAACATGCGTGGTAAAATGAGGCACAGTATGTACGAATGCCGCATGTACGACGTCCAGGACGACCCCTCCGGCTTCTACAGTGACAGATCCTTATCCCGGAGCATCTCCCTCCGCAAGTCGAGGAAGCCCCCGCTGCCACCGGCTCGGACAGACTCCTTACGACGCAAGCCAGGGAAGAAGACCAGCGCTAATGGATCGGTCCTTAATGAGACTCTAATTGCCACCCTGCAGCAGACTCTGCAGATGGGCATGAAGGGCAAAGCGAGTCCATCATCCTCTCAGAGCCCCTGCAGCGACTACGAGGATCCTTGGGTGCCGCGTCCGCGGAGTCAGAGCAGCGTAAGTGCTGGGAGCAGCGGCTTGTCGGCCTCCATGGCAAACGTTTACTATATCTGTCCGGTTACACCATCGCAAAGTGACACGAGTAGCCTGCGCTCAGACTACACCGAGACCTGGGGTTACTATCCCGACTACCCTCGGCAACATGGGGAGCAACCGCATTCCCCAACTAGCTCCAGCGGTGCCCCTCCCGAGTTCTCCAATGGAAGTTGTCTGCCCAGCATGTCGCAAGCATCGCGGCCAGAAAGCCAGGACCGCGCAGCGGTGGTCAAGCCTAAAACTTCCTCCCCGGACAGAGTGCATAGACTCACTTCCCCCTCCAGCGGCTACTCCAGCCAATCCAACACACCCACGGCAGGCACCCCCATACCCTCTGGCATGAGGTCAATGTCTCCAGCAGGAGCAAAGTCCAAGCCCAAGGTACCTGAAAGAAAGTCTTCTCTGCTGTCTTCTACATCTGTGTCATCATCCTCCACGTCCTTGTCCTCCAACACCTCAGATTCAGCAAAAAAacccccacctcctccacctccaccccTGCCTGGCCTCCATACTTCCCCATCAGTGTCGCCAACCTTCACACTTCATGATTCTAGAGAACCACTATTCAGTCCACCTCCTCCACCGCCTCTCCCCCCCTCTACCCCTGCATATGTGGGTGGGAAAATGATCCCTCCTCTACACAGAACTCCTGAGACACCTGAGATGTCCTCCTATAGCTCTTCTTCAGACTTTCCTCCCCCTCCACCAGAACTTTTGTTTGATTCTGGCTTGCCAGTCAGTAGTGACttctctccacctcttccccctccgcctcctcctctgCCACATACTGTTCCCAAGACACCTCTACGACCTCCATTGCATGCTATGATCACACCAGCGGCTCCACCTTTCGGCATTAAAGGTCAGAAAGAATCTCTCAGACTTGTGAATGCTGATTTCAAGGAGAACATAGCCAAAGAGTCAAAATTACCTCCAATGCCCCTGATCACTGCCCAAGCTCTTCAGATGGTGCAACTTAGGTCTGTCAAGAAACTTGAACATGAGGGAGGTGTTCCTACCAAAGCCCAGGACATAGGACGTGCCTTAGAGTCCAACAAGCCTAAAACACCAGAAAAGCCTCAAAAAGTGGAACCTCCTAATGTGTTGTCATtggctgtgtgctcctctcGTGCTGTAAATGAAACTGAGATGCAGCTGTCATCTACCAAGAGATTTGGCCAGGAGGCTGGTGATCtggaagacacacagagtgaaagCTTGGTGGGCCACCACAGCGACTCTGTGTCCCCAGAAGAGTCCCCGCATCAGTTGTCCCCTACTGTTCCAGCAGTAGCATCACTAAATTTTACACCCAAGAAGAAACCTCCAGTTGTCTCTAAGAAGCCAAAACTCATACTAAAGGTGTCTCAGTCTCCCCCTCAGCCTGTTTCAGAAGAGAGGCAACCTGAAGTTGTGGACGGGGAGATGGTTGTGGGGTTGAGTCCCCAGACTGGGTTGTCGGTGTCAGGGATGGCAGAAGGCCCTGGTGCGACCCAGCAGCAGCACATGGAAGATCATTCTGGAAGCTCCACCACACCCATGACACAGGGCAGCGAGGCCTCCTCAGAAAGCCTACAAGAAGCCAAGACCTGCACAGCGGTAAGCCAGGAGCTCCCCTTCATGGGTGAGAAGAGCATTTCGGATggacacagagacagagagcaaGATCCCAGTAACACCATGGACTCCATCAGCTCAAAGGAAGAAGACAATG GCGACATATTTGAGGATTCCGTCGTATCCTGCTCCACACCAGTTGCCGACGCAGATGTCTGTGAGGACATGGTGACGCCCACGCGACCCCGGACAACCGAGGACCTTTTCGCCGCCATTCACAG GTCCAAACGGAAGGTGTTGGGCCGGAGGGAGTCTGAGGAGGAACGGTCGCGGGGCCATTCGCCGTCGCCCCCGGTAACGCCTACGAGCAGCTCCCCCAGCTTGGCCTCACTGCCCCGCCAGGCGAGTTCCGTCCAGCGCAGCCTCCGTAAGTCGGCCACCAGCAGCGACAACTTCAAGGCCCTGCTGCTGAAGAAGGGCAGCCGCTCTGAGACCGGCTTCCGCATCTCCGCCACCGAGATGCTCAAGAACACAGACCCTCGTTTCCAGCGGACGCGCTCCGAGTCCTCCCTGGAGTTCTCAGCACCGGACAGCCCCGGCGGGTCTCCTAGCCACGGAaagcaggtgatggaggagtggGCTCGTAGTGAAGGCTTCTCGCCACGCTTCCCTGGCATTGGCTCCTCCTCCTTGGGGGGGTCCCGGTATGGGCGGTCTCGGACACCACCCTCAGCGGCCAGCAGCAGGTACAACGCTCGCAGCCGCATTCCGAGCAGCCCCATGACTGTCATCTGCGAGGGGGACGGTGAACTGATGGAGGCCGGCGACGACTGTGAGGAAGTAGGGAGCCCCCTGCAGGATCCTAATGGCACTTCACACAACAACGATGGCAGTTAA
- the LOC125715148 gene encoding NHS-like protein 1 isoform X1 — MVFIGNAFKSVIKYFKKKKAVSNLDEESKWAVHYAAPWHQQENVFLPTNRPACVEDLHRQAKVNLKNVLRDCDKLRKDGFRSSQYYSQGPMFSGSNMSDDSAQEDEDMDKKSEVSSEDEEEPTLPVRPRTPQPADSNDAAGSGWSKTMPLPTPEERMRQQAQAVQTDIVPINITGETFDRQASIRRSLVNTDTVVRRPKKVKRRKTITGVPDSIQKELAVTGHGDLRPHSMYIPGQYSTLGRVGSMNSGQRHSNTRDSSCQTEEVKVVPPSMRRIRAQRGQGIAAQMAASSGTLPIASDSSSTIFAPQHNGGSQRFHSLPRQGARISLNFEPGYSRAPYRPEDCSAGALPKRIGALQADGTTVQLRNSPKAIVRPKSEEVRSTLSEQAIVGPACTVSPHAAYSTSLIPNATLSCSSEVITIHTANSCSGLGSPQMQSVSSYPNDRPLSTAVVNGGSCQAQSAASSRRDSAVSLSTSTEVDSQCSTLNGTKGRKSQDTSSESSYSGGSLQSQSTVAADQWVNDTPENILPKRPLTSSCSTPTNHIYSSPERSSNKTDASSLHSMDNDGYYTSMHTDSGIRTRSHNNMRGKMRHSMYECRMYDVQDDPSGFYSDRSLSRSISLRKSRKPPLPPARTDSLRRKPGKKTSANGSVLNETLIATLQQTLQMGMKGKASPSSSQSPCSDYEDPWVPRPRSQSSVSAGSSGLSASMANVYYICPVTPSQSDTSSLRSDYTETWGYYPDYPRQHGEQPHSPTSSSGAPPEFSNGSCLPSMSQASRPESQDRAAVVKPKTSSPDRVHRLTSPSSGYSSQSNTPTAGTPIPSGMRSMSPAGAKSKPKVPERKSSLLSSTSVSSSSTSLSSNTSDSAKKPPPPPPPPLPGLHTSPSVSPTFTLHDSREPLFSPPPPPPLPPSTPAYVGGKMIPPLHRTPETPEMSSYSSSSDFPPPPPELLFDSGLPVSSDFSPPLPPPPPPLPHTVPKTPLRPPLHAMITPAAPPFGIKGQKESLRLVNADFKENIAKESKLPPMPLITAQALQMVQLRSVKKLEHEGGVPTKAQDIGRALESNKPKTPEKPQKVEPPNVLSLAVCSSRAVNETEMQLSSTKRFGQEAGDLEDTQSESLVGHHSDSVSPEESPHQLSPTVPAVASLNFTPKKKPPVVSKKPKLILKVSQSPPQPVSEERQPEVVDGEMVVGLSPQTGLSVSGMAEGPGATQQQHMEDHSGSSTTPMTQGSEASSESLQEAKTCTAVSQELPFMGEKSISDGHRDREQDPSNTMDSISSKEEDNGDIFEDSVVSCSTPVADADVCEDMVTPTRPRTTEDLFAAIHRSKRKVLGRRESEEERSRGHSPSPPVTPTSSSPSLASLPRQASSVQRSLRKSATSSDNFKALLLKKGSRSETGFRISATEMLKNTDPRFQRTRSESSLEFSAPDSPGGSPSHGKQVMEEWARSEGFSPRFPGIGSSSLGGSRYGRSRTPPSAASSRYNARSRIPSSPMTVICEGDGELMEAGDDCEEVGSPLQDPNGTSHNNDGS, encoded by the exons TCCGAGGTCTCGTCAGAGGACGAGGAGGAGCCGACGTTGCCGGTGAGGCCCCGGACACCCCAGCCGGCAGACAGTAATGATGCAGCTGGTAGCGGCTGGAGCAAGACCATGCCCCTGCCCACCCCAGAGGAAAGAATGAGGCAGCAGGCTCAGGCGGTGCAGACCGACATCGTCCCCATTAACATCACCG GGGAGACTTTTGACCGGCAGGCCAGCATCCGCCGCTCCTTAGTTAACACTGACACGGTCGTCAGGCGGCCCAAGAAAGTCAAAAGGAGAAAGACAATAACAGGGGTTCCTGACAGCATCCAGAAGGAACTAG CAGTGACAGGGCACGGCGACCTCCGCCCTCACTCCATGTACATACCTGGTCAGTACTCTACGCTGGGCCGAGTCGGCAGCATGAACTCAGGGCAACGCCACTCTAACACCCGCGACTCCAGCTGCCAGACAGAGGAAGTGAAAGTTGTCCCCCCTTCCATGCGGAGGATCCGGGCACAGAGGGGCCAAGGCATCGCGGCTCAGATGGCCGCCTCCTCAGGGACCCTCCCTATAGCGAGCGACAGCTCCAGCACCATCTTCGCCCCACAGCATAACGGAGGCAGTCAGCGTTTCCATAGCTTGCCCCGCCAGGGAGCCCGTATCTCCTTGAACTTCGAGCCCGGCTACAGCAGGGCCCCCTACAGGCCAGAGGACTGCTCAGCGGGAGCGCTACCTAAACGGATTGGCGCATTACAGGCCGACGGTACCACGGTGCAGTTGCGGAATTCCCCCAAGGCGATAGTGCGACCCAAGTCCGAGGAAGTGAGGAGCACATTGAGTGAGCAGGCCATAGTGGGTCCGGCCTGCACGGTCTCTCCTCATGCTGCCTACTCCACCTCGCTCATCCCCAATGCTACATTGTCATGCTCATCTGAGGTCATCACTATCCACACGGCAAACAGCTGTAGCGGGCTGGGCAGCCCGCAGATGCAGTCTGTCTCCTCCTACCCAAACGACCGGCCCCTCAGTACCGCCGTGGTGAACGGCGGGTCATGCCAAGCTCAGTCGGCCGCCTCCTCCCGCCGTGACTCAGCCGTGTCCCTCAGCACCAGCACTGAGGTCGATTCCCAGTGCAGTACCCTGAACGGGACAAAAGGAAGGAAGAGCCAGGATACCTCAAGCGAGTCTAGCTACTCAGGCGGAAGCTTACAGAGTCAAAGCACAGTCGCCGCCGACCAGTGGGTCAACGACACCCCAGAGAACATTCTACCGAAGAGGCCCCTCACCTCCAGCTGCTCTACCCCGACAaatcatatttacagcagccccGAGAGATCCTCAAACAAGACGGATGCCAGTTCTCTGCACTCCATGGACAATGACGGATACTACACTTCCATGCACACGGATTCCGGCATCAGGACCCGGAGCCATAATAACATGCGTGGTAAAATGAGGCACAGTATGTACGAATGCCGCATGTACGACGTCCAGGACGACCCCTCCGGCTTCTACAGTGACAGATCCTTATCCCGGAGCATCTCCCTCCGCAAGTCGAGGAAGCCCCCGCTGCCACCGGCTCGGACAGACTCCTTACGACGCAAGCCAGGGAAGAAGACCAGCGCTAATGGATCGGTCCTTAATGAGACTCTAATTGCCACCCTGCAGCAGACTCTGCAGATGGGCATGAAGGGCAAAGCGAGTCCATCATCCTCTCAGAGCCCCTGCAGCGACTACGAGGATCCTTGGGTGCCGCGTCCGCGGAGTCAGAGCAGCGTAAGTGCTGGGAGCAGCGGCTTGTCGGCCTCCATGGCAAACGTTTACTATATCTGTCCGGTTACACCATCGCAAAGTGACACGAGTAGCCTGCGCTCAGACTACACCGAGACCTGGGGTTACTATCCCGACTACCCTCGGCAACATGGGGAGCAACCGCATTCCCCAACTAGCTCCAGCGGTGCCCCTCCCGAGTTCTCCAATGGAAGTTGTCTGCCCAGCATGTCGCAAGCATCGCGGCCAGAAAGCCAGGACCGCGCAGCGGTGGTCAAGCCTAAAACTTCCTCCCCGGACAGAGTGCATAGACTCACTTCCCCCTCCAGCGGCTACTCCAGCCAATCCAACACACCCACGGCAGGCACCCCCATACCCTCTGGCATGAGGTCAATGTCTCCAGCAGGAGCAAAGTCCAAGCCCAAGGTACCTGAAAGAAAGTCTTCTCTGCTGTCTTCTACATCTGTGTCATCATCCTCCACGTCCTTGTCCTCCAACACCTCAGATTCAGCAAAAAAacccccacctcctccacctccaccccTGCCTGGCCTCCATACTTCCCCATCAGTGTCGCCAACCTTCACACTTCATGATTCTAGAGAACCACTATTCAGTCCACCTCCTCCACCGCCTCTCCCCCCCTCTACCCCTGCATATGTGGGTGGGAAAATGATCCCTCCTCTACACAGAACTCCTGAGACACCTGAGATGTCCTCCTATAGCTCTTCTTCAGACTTTCCTCCCCCTCCACCAGAACTTTTGTTTGATTCTGGCTTGCCAGTCAGTAGTGACttctctccacctcttccccctccgcctcctcctctgCCACATACTGTTCCCAAGACACCTCTACGACCTCCATTGCATGCTATGATCACACCAGCGGCTCCACCTTTCGGCATTAAAGGTCAGAAAGAATCTCTCAGACTTGTGAATGCTGATTTCAAGGAGAACATAGCCAAAGAGTCAAAATTACCTCCAATGCCCCTGATCACTGCCCAAGCTCTTCAGATGGTGCAACTTAGGTCTGTCAAGAAACTTGAACATGAGGGAGGTGTTCCTACCAAAGCCCAGGACATAGGACGTGCCTTAGAGTCCAACAAGCCTAAAACACCAGAAAAGCCTCAAAAAGTGGAACCTCCTAATGTGTTGTCATtggctgtgtgctcctctcGTGCTGTAAATGAAACTGAGATGCAGCTGTCATCTACCAAGAGATTTGGCCAGGAGGCTGGTGATCtggaagacacacagagtgaaagCTTGGTGGGCCACCACAGCGACTCTGTGTCCCCAGAAGAGTCCCCGCATCAGTTGTCCCCTACTGTTCCAGCAGTAGCATCACTAAATTTTACACCCAAGAAGAAACCTCCAGTTGTCTCTAAGAAGCCAAAACTCATACTAAAGGTGTCTCAGTCTCCCCCTCAGCCTGTTTCAGAAGAGAGGCAACCTGAAGTTGTGGACGGGGAGATGGTTGTGGGGTTGAGTCCCCAGACTGGGTTGTCGGTGTCAGGGATGGCAGAAGGCCCTGGTGCGACCCAGCAGCAGCACATGGAAGATCATTCTGGAAGCTCCACCACACCCATGACACAGGGCAGCGAGGCCTCCTCAGAAAGCCTACAAGAAGCCAAGACCTGCACAGCGGTAAGCCAGGAGCTCCCCTTCATGGGTGAGAAGAGCATTTCGGATggacacagagacagagagcaaGATCCCAGTAACACCATGGACTCCATCAGCTCAAAGGAAGAAGACAATG GCGACATATTTGAGGATTCCGTCGTATCCTGCTCCACACCAGTTGCCGACGCAGATGTCTGTGAGGACATGGTGACGCCCACGCGACCCCGGACAACCGAGGACCTTTTCGCCGCCATTCACAG GTCCAAACGGAAGGTGTTGGGCCGGAGGGAGTCTGAGGAGGAACGGTCGCGGGGCCATTCGCCGTCGCCCCCGGTAACGCCTACGAGCAGCTCCCCCAGCTTGGCCTCACTGCCCCGCCAGGCGAGTTCCGTCCAGCGCAGCCTCCGTAAGTCGGCCACCAGCAGCGACAACTTCAAGGCCCTGCTGCTGAAGAAGGGCAGCCGCTCTGAGACCGGCTTCCGCATCTCCGCCACCGAGATGCTCAAGAACACAGACCCTCGTTTCCAGCGGACGCGCTCCGAGTCCTCCCTGGAGTTCTCAGCACCGGACAGCCCCGGCGGGTCTCCTAGCCACGGAaagcaggtgatggaggagtggGCTCGTAGTGAAGGCTTCTCGCCACGCTTCCCTGGCATTGGCTCCTCCTCCTTGGGGGGGTCCCGGTATGGGCGGTCTCGGACACCACCCTCAGCGGCCAGCAGCAGGTACAACGCTCGCAGCCGCATTCCGAGCAGCCCCATGACTGTCATCTGCGAGGGGGACGGTGAACTGATGGAGGCCGGCGACGACTGTGAGGAAGTAGGGAGCCCCCTGCAGGATCCTAATGGCACTTCACACAACAACGATGGCAGTTAA